The DNA window GACGATCTTCCCGCCATTGATGATGATGATTACCGGAGGGGGAGGCTTACGAGCCACAAGGTTTTCGGTGAAGATATCGCTATTCTGGCCGGGGATGCCCTTTTGACAGAGGCATTTCGCCTGATGTCGGAGAGAACCCTGATGGACAAGATTCCGCCTGAAAAGTTGCTGGCCGTGATCCATGATGTTGCCGAGGCGGCGGGATATTTCGGTATGGTCGGAGGTCAGGTGGTTGATGTTCAGTCGGAGGGAAAGGACGTTGACAGCGAAGTCTTAAACTATATCCACACACGGAAAACGGGTGCAATGATTACTGTTGCAGTGAAGGCCGGGGCACTATTGTCAAATGCCGGTGAGGTCGAAATCAATGCCCTTATATCATATGGACGGCATGTAGGGCTTGCCTTTCAGATAGCCGATGATATTCTTAATGTCGAAGGGGACAAGGTATTACTCGGAAAAGGTACGGGGAGCGACGCGAAGCGGGGTAAGGTTACATACCCTGCCCTGATGGGTCTTGATGCGTCCCGGAAAAAGGCCGCAGACCTTGTTGAAAGTGCGCTCTCTGCGATAAAGAACTTTGATCACAGGGCCGAACCGTTACGGATGATTGCCGGATATATCGTGGAGAGAAGGGCATAAATTAGTGAAAAATTCAGAAGACAGGAGACAGAATACAGAATACATCTGGATTCGAATTTGCCATGGTGAGTGAATTAGAAAAGAGTAAGAACAGTGTTCTGGAAAAAGTCAATTTTCCGGAAGATATCAGAAGACTTGATATTGCTTCGTTGAATAGACTTGCCAGAGAGATACGGGAAAAGATGATCGACACCGTTTCCAGAAATGGCGGCCATCTTGCTTCGTCTCTGGGAACGGTTGAATTGACGCTTGCAATTCACTATGTGTTTGATACACCCAGGGATAAACTCATCTGGGATGTGGGACATCAGGCCTATGCTCATAAGATCATAACGGGTCGCAAAGACCTGTTCCATACGCTCAGGAAGAAGGGTGGAATCAGTGGATTCCCCCGGAGGGAGGAGAGCCCTTACGATGTCTTTAACGCGGGGCATAGCAGTAC is part of the Deltaproteobacteria bacterium genome and encodes:
- a CDS encoding polyprenyl synthetase family protein codes for the protein MNPNNNSLLSAYLKARKKIIDEALERYLSGEDNYPPVIFKAVRYSVFAGGKRIRPILCMASAEAVGGNVESILPVACSLELIHTYSLIHDDLPAIDDDDYRRGRLTSHKVFGEDIAILAGDALLTEAFRLMSERTLMDKIPPEKLLAVIHDVAEAAGYFGMVGGQVVDVQSEGKDVDSEVLNYIHTRKTGAMITVAVKAGALLSNAGEVEINALISYGRHVGLAFQIADDILNVEGDKVLLGKGTGSDAKRGKVTYPALMGLDASRKKAADLVESALSAIKNFDHRAEPLRMIAGYIVERRA